In the Festucalex cinctus isolate MCC-2025b chromosome 10, RoL_Fcin_1.0, whole genome shotgun sequence genome, one interval contains:
- the tbc1d23 gene encoding TBC1 domain family member 23 isoform X2 — protein MADAVEESLRGSWDQDLVEALDSGGSDMEMDKGIVHVQETSAQQRAKMWKIALNVSGKGDSLAPWDGVLDLPEQTLIHSRSQQLIDQLQVSEDERSDMVSDVEAVVTFYCKSRNISFSPDLSWPHLLKPLLGLRLARSDLYNCFYAIMNKHIPRECVPNGRPFHLYRLLLQYHEPELCSFLDTKKITPDSYAINWMGSVFSSHCPPDVTQALWDCYLQQADPFLIFFLMLIILVNAKETILDREGDSKEDIIKMLEESPSLLESEDIEDLFSLAQYYQSKTPLSLRKMNQNLFGSSLVALKEEDIDLSQALCLPVSVPEILQANQHQQDGVRFFVVDCRPAEQYNAGHLSTAFHLDSDLMLQNPSEFALSVKSLLEAQKQSLESGSIASGEHLCFMGSGREEEDMYMNMVLAHFLQKNKEYVSIAKGGFMALQQHLVDMNVEGLDSSYIHWIVSTSGSHSSLSSADGESLSDGKGVKSLVNKMTFALKSKSVNVKEKMISFIENTSTPVDRHVSSSDRVGKPYRGVKPVFSIADEEEYDTDEIDSSSMSDDDRKEIVNVQTWINKPDVKHHIPCNEVKETGHMFPSHLLVTATHMYCLREIAARKGFAYIQSRQALSSVVKITSKKKHPELITFKFGSNNSTTGVEISAVERYLIPNAGDATKVIKQQIMKVLDALETS, from the exons ATGGCGGATGCTGTGGAGGAATCGCTCCGGGGCAGCTG GGACCAGGATTTAGTTGAAGCTCTGGACTCGGGTGGCTCCGACATGGAGATGGACAAAGGCATCGTTCACGTTCAGGAGACTTCTGCTCAGCAGCGGGCAAAGATGTGGAAG ATTGCGCTGAACGTGTCTGGTAAAGGAGACTCTCTCGCTCCCTGGGATGGTGTCCTTGATTTACCAGAACAGACGCTCATTCACAGTCGCAGTCAACAGCTGATCG ACCAGCTGCAAGTGTCCGAGGACGAGCGCAGCGACATGGTGTCCGACGTGGAGGCGGTGGTCACGTTCTACTGCAAATCGCGCAACATCAGCTTCTCGCCGGACCTGAGCTGGCCGCACCTCCTCAAGCCGCTGCTTGGGCTTCGGCTGGCTCGCAGCGACCTCTACAACTGCTTCTACGCCATTATGAACAAGCACATACCCCG gGAGTGTGTGCCCAATGGCCGCCCGTTCCACCTTTACAGACTGCTCCTGCAGTACCATGAGCCTGAACTCTGCTCCTTCTTGGATACCAAAAAGATCACGCCTGACTCGTATGCCATCAACTGG ATGGGCAGCGTGTTTTCCAGCCACTGCCCGCCCGACGTCACGCAGGCTCTGTGGGACTGCTACCTCCAACAGGCGGACCCGTTCCTCATCTTTTTCCTTATGCTCATCATCCTCGTCAATGCCAA AGAGACCATCCTCGACAGGGAAGGCGACAGCAAAGAGGACATCATCA AAATGCTGGAAGAATCTCCTTCTCTACTTGAGTCTGAGGACATTGAGGATTTATTTTCCCTGGCCCAGTACTACCAGAGCAAGACTCCTCTGTCGCTCAGAAAG ATGAACCAAAACCTGTTCGGTAGCAGCCTCGTGGCTCTGAAGGAGGAGGACATCGACCTGAGTCAGGCGCTATGCCTCCCTGTGTCCGTCCCGGAAATCCTGCAGGCCAACCAGCATCAGCAG GACGGGGTGCGCTTCTTTGTTGTTGACTGCCGGCCGGCTGAGCAGTACAACGCCGGTCATCTGTCCACTGCCTTCCACCTGGACTCAGACCTG ATGCTCCAGAACCCGTCTGAGTTCGCCCTGTCGGTCAAGTCCCTCCTGGAGGCCCAGAAGCAATCCCTGGAGTCGGGCTCCATCGCCAGCGGAGAGCACCTGTGCTTCATGGGCAGCGGCAGAGAGGAGGAGGACATGTACATGAACATGGTGCTGGCCCACTTCCTGCAG AAAAACAAGGAGTACGTCAGCATCGCTAAGGGGGGATTCATGG CTCTCCAGCAGCACCTTGTGGACATGAACGTGGAAGGTTTGGACTCGTCGTATATCCACTGGATCGTCAGCACGTCGGGGTCTCACAGCAGCCTCAGCTCGGCAGAC GGGGAGTCTCTGAGTGACGGCAAAGGCGTCAAGTCATTGGTCAACAAAATGACTTTTGCCCTCAAGTCCAAGTCAGTGAATGTAAAGGAGAAGATGATCAGCTTTATTGAGAACACGTCCACCCCCGTGGACAG ACACGTGAGCAGCAGCGACCGAGTGGGCAAACCTTACCGCGGGGTGAAGCCGGTTTTCAGTATTGCCGACGAAGAGGAGTACGACACAG ATGAGATTGACAGTTCGTCCATGTCGGATGACGACCGGAAGGAGATTGTCAACGTTCAAACGTGGATCAACAAGCCCGACGTGAAGCATCACATCCCGTGCAATGAGGTGAAGGAGACCGGCCACATGTTCCCTAG TCACTTGCTGGTCACAGCGACGCACATGTACTGCCTGCGCGAAATCGCCGCCCGGAAGGGCTTCGCTTACATCCAGTCCAGACAAGCACTGAGCTCCGTGGTGAAGATCACATCCAAGAAGAAGCACCCGGAGCTCATCACATTCAAGTTTGGCAGCAACAACTCGACCACCGGAGTGGAGATCTCCGCAGTGGAACG ATATCTGATCCCCAATGCCGGAGACGCCACCAAGGTGATCAAGCAGCAGATCATGAAAGTCCTCGACGCGCTGGAGACCTCGTAA
- the lnp1 gene encoding leukemia NUP98 fusion partner 1 isoform X1, with product MSLRLLPAIIMDDEDDDGNFTKWMSSYWGHGAEGCGGGGGGGGGHSRERKRSFRRPAQTRVDRRASLPTVSQLDAMKLNRLHASAMAPAPSHAKIREEKGEVRPHQRTRRASSDDNARSKSAVAENRIGTIPELTESFQKRLCLQDNCSLSLNDDAKMCLLCHDNMYKSGGALQELHCAHTFHKEAARRSEPCGSETAAPAACLARRLLSDRRRSADEVGAIAAEKQQQQYTFRRQLSLRRHR from the exons ATGTCGCTGAGGCTGCTGCCCGCCATCATCATGGACGACGAGGACGATGATGGCAACTTCACCAAGTGGATGAGCAGCTACTGGGGACACGGAGCTGAAGGATgcggcggaggcggcggcggcggcggcggacacTCGCGTGAAAGGAAGCGAAGTTTTCGGAGGCCCGCCCAGACAAGAGTCGATAGACGGGCATCGCTTCCCACCGTA TCCCAGCTCGACGCCATGAAGCTGAACCGCCTGCACGCGTCCGCCATGGCGCCCGCACCGAGCCACGCCAAGATCCGGGAGGAGAAGGGGGAGGTCCGACCTCACCAGAGGACTCGGCGGGCGTCCTCGGACGATAACGCACGATCCAAGTCGGCCGTTGCCGAGAACCGCATCGGCACCATCCCGGAGCTGACCGAATCCTTCCAAAAGAGACTTTGTCTTCAAGATAATTGCAGCCTGTCCCTG aacgACGATGCCAAGATGTGTTTGCTGTGTCATGACAACATGTACAAAAGTGGCGGCGCCCTTCAAGAGCTGCACTGTGCACACACCTTCCACAAGGAG GCCGCTCGCAGGTCCGAGCCGTGCGGCAGCGAGACGGCGGCGCCGGCGGCCTGCCTGGCGAGGCGACTCCTGAGCGACAGGAGGAGGTCGGCGGACGAAGTCGGCGCCATCGCTGCGGAGAAACAACAGCAGCAGTACACGTTCCGACGGCAGCTATCGCTACGCAGGCATCGCTAA
- the lnp1 gene encoding leukemia NUP98 fusion partner 1 isoform X2, protein MSLRLLPAIIMDDEDDDGNFTKWMSSYWGHGAEGCGGGGGGGGGHSRERKRSFRRPAQTRVDRRASLPTVSQLDAMKLNRLHASAMAPAPSHAKIREEKGEVRPHQRTRRASSDDNARSKSAVAENRIGTIPELTESFQKRLCLQDNCSLSLNDDAKMCLLCHDNMYKSGGALQELHCAHTFHKEYMEQWLWKKQTCPTCRVLISMPKPLYWSSSRLKVP, encoded by the exons ATGTCGCTGAGGCTGCTGCCCGCCATCATCATGGACGACGAGGACGATGATGGCAACTTCACCAAGTGGATGAGCAGCTACTGGGGACACGGAGCTGAAGGATgcggcggaggcggcggcggcggcggcggacacTCGCGTGAAAGGAAGCGAAGTTTTCGGAGGCCCGCCCAGACAAGAGTCGATAGACGGGCATCGCTTCCCACCGTA TCCCAGCTCGACGCCATGAAGCTGAACCGCCTGCACGCGTCCGCCATGGCGCCCGCACCGAGCCACGCCAAGATCCGGGAGGAGAAGGGGGAGGTCCGACCTCACCAGAGGACTCGGCGGGCGTCCTCGGACGATAACGCACGATCCAAGTCGGCCGTTGCCGAGAACCGCATCGGCACCATCCCGGAGCTGACCGAATCCTTCCAAAAGAGACTTTGTCTTCAAGATAATTGCAGCCTGTCCCTG aacgACGATGCCAAGATGTGTTTGCTGTGTCATGACAACATGTACAAAAGTGGCGGCGCCCTTCAAGAGCTGCACTGTGCACACACCTTCCACAAGGAG TACATGGAGCAGTGGCTGTGGAAGAAACAAACGTGTCCCACATGTCGTGTCCTGATTTCCATGCCCAAGCCTCTCTACTGGTCCTCATCCCGTCTCAAAGTCCCGTAA
- the tomm70a gene encoding mitochondrial import receptor subunit TOM70, which yields MAASKPVEPQSGTGLPRWQLALLVGAPIVLGVGAVYLWNRSRAKGRPGKGSGERITPEGSASPEQGQDSSARANQGLENMSPLDRAQAAKNKGNKYFKAAKYENAIQCYTEAIALCPAEQKSDLSTFYQNRAAAYEQQMKWSEVVQDCSQAVKLNPRYVKALFRRAKALEKLDNKKECLEDVTAVCILEAFQNQQSMLLADKVLKQLGKEKAKDKYKNREPMMPSPQFIKSYFGSFTDDIISQPLQKGEKKDEDKDKEGEASEVTASSGYLKAKHFMDEENYDKIISECTKEVELEGRYMAEALLLRATFYLLIGNATAAQPDLDRVINMQEANVKLRANALIKRGSMYMQQQQPMLSTQDFNMAAEIDTRNPDVYHHRGQLKILLDQVDEAVGDFDECILLRPDSALAQAQKCFALYRQAYTGNNPSQVQIAMDGFEDVIRRFPKCAEGYALYAQALTDQQQFGKADEMYDKCIELEPDNATTYVHKGLLQLQWKQDLDLGLDLISKAIEIDNKCDFAYETMGTIEVQRGNLDKAIEMFNKAINLAKSEMEMAHLYSLCDAAYAQTEVARKYGLKPPTL from the exons ATGGCTGCCTCCAAGCCAGTCGAGCCGCAGTCCGGCACCGGCCTCCCTCGTTGGCAGCTGGCTCTGCTGGTCGGCGCGCCCATCGTGCTCGGGGTGGGAGCCGTGTACCTGTGGAACCGCAGCAGGGCGAAGGGACGGCCGGGGAAAGGCAGCGGCGAGCGGATAACACCTGAAGGCAGCGCCAGTCCGGAGCAGGGCCAAGACAGCTCCGCGCGAGCCAACCAGGGGCTGGAGAACATG AGTCCTTTGGATCGGGCCCAGGCAGCGAAGAACAAAGGTAACAAATACTTCAAGGCGGCCAAGTACGAAAATGCCATCCAGTGTTACACCGAGGCCATCGCGCTCTGCCCCGCCGAGCAGAAAAGCGACCTGTCAACGTTCTACCAGAACCGAGCGGCGGCCTATGAGCAGCAG ATGAAATGGTCCGAGGTGGTGCAGGACTGCTCGCAGGCGGTGAAACTCAACCCTCGATATGTCAAGGCTCTCTTCAGGAGAGCcaaagctctggagaagctggACAACAAAAAGGAATGTCTGGAAG ATGTCACCGCTGTGTGTATCCTGGAGGCCTTCCAGAACCAGCAGAGCATGCTGCTGGCAGACAAGGTGCTCAAGCAGCTGGGGAAGGAGAAGGCCAAAGATAAATACAAG AACCGTGAGCCGATGATGCCTTCTCCCCAATTCATCAAGTCCTACTTCGGTTCCTTCACCGACGACATCATCTCGCAGCCGCTGCAGAAGGGCGAGAAGAAGGACGAAGATAAGGACAAGGAGGGCGAGGCCTCCGAGGTCACGGCGAG CTCGGGCTACCTGAAGGCCAAGCACTTCATGGATGAGGAGAACTACGACAAGATCATCAGCGAGTGCACCAAGGAGGTGGAGTTGGAGGGCCGCTACATGGCCGAGGCGCTGCTGCTGCGCGCCACCTTCTACCTGCTGATCGGCAACGCCACCGCCGCTCAGCCCGACTTGGACCGCGTCATCAACATGCAGGAGGCCAATGTCAAG CTGCGAGCCAACGCTCTGATCAAGCGCGGGAGCATGTacatgcagcagcagcagcccatGCTTTCCACGCAGGACTTCAACATGGCGGCGGAAATCGACACGCGCAACCCCGACGTGTACCACCACAGGGGGCAG CTGAAGATCCTGCTGGACCAGGTGGACGAAGCCGTGGGCGATTTTGATGAGTGCATCCTGctcaggcccgactctgctctCGCCCAGGCGCAGAAATGCTTCGCTCTG TACAGACAGGCGTACACCGGCAACAACCCATCACAAGTCCAGATAGCCATGGATGGCTTCGAGGACGTGATCAGAAGGTTCCCCAAGTGTGCTGAGGGCTATGCACTGTATGCTCAG GCTTTGACCGATCAGCAGCAGTTTGGAAAAGCGGACGAGATGTATGATAAGTGTATTGAATTGGAACCAGACAACGCCACTACATATGTCCACAAAGG ATTATTACAACTCCAGTGGAAGCAAGACCTGGACTTGGGTCTGGACCTCATCAGCAAGGCCATCGAGATTGACAACAAATGTGACTTTGCCTATGAAACAATGGGAACAATCGAAGTTCAGAG GGGCAATCTGGACAAAGCGATAGAGATGTTCAACAAGGCCATCAACCTGGCCAAGTCGGAGATGGAGATGGCGCACTTGTACTCGCTGTGCGACGCGGCGTACGCCCAGACGGAGGTCGCCAGGAAGTACGGCCTCAAGCCTCCGACGTTGTAA
- the tbc1d23 gene encoding TBC1 domain family member 23 isoform X1, which translates to MADAVEESLRGSWDQDLVEALDSGGSDMEMDKGIVHVQETSAQQRAKMWKIALNVSGKGDSLAPWDGVLDLPEQTLIHSRSQQLIDQLQVSEDERSDMVSDVEAVVTFYCKSRNISFSPDLSWPHLLKPLLGLRLARSDLYNCFYAIMNKHIPRECVPNGRPFHLYRLLLQYHEPELCSFLDTKKITPDSYAINWMGSVFSSHCPPDVTQALWDCYLQQADPFLIFFLMLIILVNAKETILDREGDSKEDIIKMLEESPSLLESEDIEDLFSLAQYYQSKTPLSLRKMNQNLFGSSLVALKEEDIDLSQALCLPVSVPEILQANQHQQDGVRFFVVDCRPAEQYNAGHLSTAFHLDSDLMLQNPSEFALSVKSLLEAQKQSLESGSIASGEHLCFMGSGREEEDMYMNMVLAHFLQKNKEYVSIAKGGFMALQQHLVDMNVEGLDSSYIHWIVSTSGSHSSLSSADGESLSDGKGVKSLVNKMTFALKSKSVNVKEKMISFIENTSTPVDRISFNLPWPEKVIPDRHVSSSDRVGKPYRGVKPVFSIADEEEYDTDEIDSSSMSDDDRKEIVNVQTWINKPDVKHHIPCNEVKETGHMFPSHLLVTATHMYCLREIAARKGFAYIQSRQALSSVVKITSKKKHPELITFKFGSNNSTTGVEISAVERYLIPNAGDATKVIKQQIMKVLDALETS; encoded by the exons ATGGCGGATGCTGTGGAGGAATCGCTCCGGGGCAGCTG GGACCAGGATTTAGTTGAAGCTCTGGACTCGGGTGGCTCCGACATGGAGATGGACAAAGGCATCGTTCACGTTCAGGAGACTTCTGCTCAGCAGCGGGCAAAGATGTGGAAG ATTGCGCTGAACGTGTCTGGTAAAGGAGACTCTCTCGCTCCCTGGGATGGTGTCCTTGATTTACCAGAACAGACGCTCATTCACAGTCGCAGTCAACAGCTGATCG ACCAGCTGCAAGTGTCCGAGGACGAGCGCAGCGACATGGTGTCCGACGTGGAGGCGGTGGTCACGTTCTACTGCAAATCGCGCAACATCAGCTTCTCGCCGGACCTGAGCTGGCCGCACCTCCTCAAGCCGCTGCTTGGGCTTCGGCTGGCTCGCAGCGACCTCTACAACTGCTTCTACGCCATTATGAACAAGCACATACCCCG gGAGTGTGTGCCCAATGGCCGCCCGTTCCACCTTTACAGACTGCTCCTGCAGTACCATGAGCCTGAACTCTGCTCCTTCTTGGATACCAAAAAGATCACGCCTGACTCGTATGCCATCAACTGG ATGGGCAGCGTGTTTTCCAGCCACTGCCCGCCCGACGTCACGCAGGCTCTGTGGGACTGCTACCTCCAACAGGCGGACCCGTTCCTCATCTTTTTCCTTATGCTCATCATCCTCGTCAATGCCAA AGAGACCATCCTCGACAGGGAAGGCGACAGCAAAGAGGACATCATCA AAATGCTGGAAGAATCTCCTTCTCTACTTGAGTCTGAGGACATTGAGGATTTATTTTCCCTGGCCCAGTACTACCAGAGCAAGACTCCTCTGTCGCTCAGAAAG ATGAACCAAAACCTGTTCGGTAGCAGCCTCGTGGCTCTGAAGGAGGAGGACATCGACCTGAGTCAGGCGCTATGCCTCCCTGTGTCCGTCCCGGAAATCCTGCAGGCCAACCAGCATCAGCAG GACGGGGTGCGCTTCTTTGTTGTTGACTGCCGGCCGGCTGAGCAGTACAACGCCGGTCATCTGTCCACTGCCTTCCACCTGGACTCAGACCTG ATGCTCCAGAACCCGTCTGAGTTCGCCCTGTCGGTCAAGTCCCTCCTGGAGGCCCAGAAGCAATCCCTGGAGTCGGGCTCCATCGCCAGCGGAGAGCACCTGTGCTTCATGGGCAGCGGCAGAGAGGAGGAGGACATGTACATGAACATGGTGCTGGCCCACTTCCTGCAG AAAAACAAGGAGTACGTCAGCATCGCTAAGGGGGGATTCATGG CTCTCCAGCAGCACCTTGTGGACATGAACGTGGAAGGTTTGGACTCGTCGTATATCCACTGGATCGTCAGCACGTCGGGGTCTCACAGCAGCCTCAGCTCGGCAGAC GGGGAGTCTCTGAGTGACGGCAAAGGCGTCAAGTCATTGGTCAACAAAATGACTTTTGCCCTCAAGTCCAAGTCAGTGAATGTAAAGGAGAAGATGATCAGCTTTATTGAGAACACGTCCACCCCCGTGGACAG aatatcTTTCAATCTTCCCTGGCCAGAGAAGGTGATTCCTGATAG ACACGTGAGCAGCAGCGACCGAGTGGGCAAACCTTACCGCGGGGTGAAGCCGGTTTTCAGTATTGCCGACGAAGAGGAGTACGACACAG ATGAGATTGACAGTTCGTCCATGTCGGATGACGACCGGAAGGAGATTGTCAACGTTCAAACGTGGATCAACAAGCCCGACGTGAAGCATCACATCCCGTGCAATGAGGTGAAGGAGACCGGCCACATGTTCCCTAG TCACTTGCTGGTCACAGCGACGCACATGTACTGCCTGCGCGAAATCGCCGCCCGGAAGGGCTTCGCTTACATCCAGTCCAGACAAGCACTGAGCTCCGTGGTGAAGATCACATCCAAGAAGAAGCACCCGGAGCTCATCACATTCAAGTTTGGCAGCAACAACTCGACCACCGGAGTGGAGATCTCCGCAGTGGAACG ATATCTGATCCCCAATGCCGGAGACGCCACCAAGGTGATCAAGCAGCAGATCATGAAAGTCCTCGACGCGCTGGAGACCTCGTAA
- the tbc1d23 gene encoding TBC1 domain family member 23 isoform X3 encodes MEMDKGIVHVQETSAQQRAKMWKIALNVSGKGDSLAPWDGVLDLPEQTLIHSRSQQLIDQLQVSEDERSDMVSDVEAVVTFYCKSRNISFSPDLSWPHLLKPLLGLRLARSDLYNCFYAIMNKHIPRECVPNGRPFHLYRLLLQYHEPELCSFLDTKKITPDSYAINWMGSVFSSHCPPDVTQALWDCYLQQADPFLIFFLMLIILVNAKETILDREGDSKEDIIKMLEESPSLLESEDIEDLFSLAQYYQSKTPLSLRKMNQNLFGSSLVALKEEDIDLSQALCLPVSVPEILQANQHQQDGVRFFVVDCRPAEQYNAGHLSTAFHLDSDLMLQNPSEFALSVKSLLEAQKQSLESGSIASGEHLCFMGSGREEEDMYMNMVLAHFLQKNKEYVSIAKGGFMALQQHLVDMNVEGLDSSYIHWIVSTSGSHSSLSSADGESLSDGKGVKSLVNKMTFALKSKSVNVKEKMISFIENTSTPVDRISFNLPWPEKVIPDRHVSSSDRVGKPYRGVKPVFSIADEEEYDTDEIDSSSMSDDDRKEIVNVQTWINKPDVKHHIPCNEVKETGHMFPSHLLVTATHMYCLREIAARKGFAYIQSRQALSSVVKITSKKKHPELITFKFGSNNSTTGVEISAVERYLIPNAGDATKVIKQQIMKVLDALETS; translated from the exons ATGGAGATGGACAAAGGCATCGTTCACGTTCAGGAGACTTCTGCTCAGCAGCGGGCAAAGATGTGGAAG ATTGCGCTGAACGTGTCTGGTAAAGGAGACTCTCTCGCTCCCTGGGATGGTGTCCTTGATTTACCAGAACAGACGCTCATTCACAGTCGCAGTCAACAGCTGATCG ACCAGCTGCAAGTGTCCGAGGACGAGCGCAGCGACATGGTGTCCGACGTGGAGGCGGTGGTCACGTTCTACTGCAAATCGCGCAACATCAGCTTCTCGCCGGACCTGAGCTGGCCGCACCTCCTCAAGCCGCTGCTTGGGCTTCGGCTGGCTCGCAGCGACCTCTACAACTGCTTCTACGCCATTATGAACAAGCACATACCCCG gGAGTGTGTGCCCAATGGCCGCCCGTTCCACCTTTACAGACTGCTCCTGCAGTACCATGAGCCTGAACTCTGCTCCTTCTTGGATACCAAAAAGATCACGCCTGACTCGTATGCCATCAACTGG ATGGGCAGCGTGTTTTCCAGCCACTGCCCGCCCGACGTCACGCAGGCTCTGTGGGACTGCTACCTCCAACAGGCGGACCCGTTCCTCATCTTTTTCCTTATGCTCATCATCCTCGTCAATGCCAA AGAGACCATCCTCGACAGGGAAGGCGACAGCAAAGAGGACATCATCA AAATGCTGGAAGAATCTCCTTCTCTACTTGAGTCTGAGGACATTGAGGATTTATTTTCCCTGGCCCAGTACTACCAGAGCAAGACTCCTCTGTCGCTCAGAAAG ATGAACCAAAACCTGTTCGGTAGCAGCCTCGTGGCTCTGAAGGAGGAGGACATCGACCTGAGTCAGGCGCTATGCCTCCCTGTGTCCGTCCCGGAAATCCTGCAGGCCAACCAGCATCAGCAG GACGGGGTGCGCTTCTTTGTTGTTGACTGCCGGCCGGCTGAGCAGTACAACGCCGGTCATCTGTCCACTGCCTTCCACCTGGACTCAGACCTG ATGCTCCAGAACCCGTCTGAGTTCGCCCTGTCGGTCAAGTCCCTCCTGGAGGCCCAGAAGCAATCCCTGGAGTCGGGCTCCATCGCCAGCGGAGAGCACCTGTGCTTCATGGGCAGCGGCAGAGAGGAGGAGGACATGTACATGAACATGGTGCTGGCCCACTTCCTGCAG AAAAACAAGGAGTACGTCAGCATCGCTAAGGGGGGATTCATGG CTCTCCAGCAGCACCTTGTGGACATGAACGTGGAAGGTTTGGACTCGTCGTATATCCACTGGATCGTCAGCACGTCGGGGTCTCACAGCAGCCTCAGCTCGGCAGAC GGGGAGTCTCTGAGTGACGGCAAAGGCGTCAAGTCATTGGTCAACAAAATGACTTTTGCCCTCAAGTCCAAGTCAGTGAATGTAAAGGAGAAGATGATCAGCTTTATTGAGAACACGTCCACCCCCGTGGACAG aatatcTTTCAATCTTCCCTGGCCAGAGAAGGTGATTCCTGATAG ACACGTGAGCAGCAGCGACCGAGTGGGCAAACCTTACCGCGGGGTGAAGCCGGTTTTCAGTATTGCCGACGAAGAGGAGTACGACACAG ATGAGATTGACAGTTCGTCCATGTCGGATGACGACCGGAAGGAGATTGTCAACGTTCAAACGTGGATCAACAAGCCCGACGTGAAGCATCACATCCCGTGCAATGAGGTGAAGGAGACCGGCCACATGTTCCCTAG TCACTTGCTGGTCACAGCGACGCACATGTACTGCCTGCGCGAAATCGCCGCCCGGAAGGGCTTCGCTTACATCCAGTCCAGACAAGCACTGAGCTCCGTGGTGAAGATCACATCCAAGAAGAAGCACCCGGAGCTCATCACATTCAAGTTTGGCAGCAACAACTCGACCACCGGAGTGGAGATCTCCGCAGTGGAACG ATATCTGATCCCCAATGCCGGAGACGCCACCAAGGTGATCAAGCAGCAGATCATGAAAGTCCTCGACGCGCTGGAGACCTCGTAA
- the tmem45a gene encoding transmembrane protein 45A produces the protein MGSFKGHALPGSFFLLIGVWWTAKYSLWHATRRNKSIGSTRLSGRAMQRRLELVESSLFLFFSLVGMLAEQFLAGGPRLRLYDFAGNQWKDLMNWQHATMYLFFGLAGCVSLIVHATEAAPLALDRMMMAIAFFNEGFLFLFHLHGRTMLDVHLHMLLLYAVFGGAVVAFLELFHRGNILLELLRCALTLLQGSWFWQIGYVLYPPSGAQWDPKDHNNVMFITMCYSWHLAFAMLGVGALYCLVSCAVRSRLKKTPPVEMGLLKRSDKDHESEDEAV, from the exons ATGGGGAGCTTCAAGGGCCACGCTCTTCCCGGGAGCTTCTTCCTGCTGATCGGCGTCTGGTGGACGGCCAAGTACTCGCTGTGGCACGCCACCCGCCGAAACAAGAGCATCGGTTCCACCCGGCTGAGCGGCAGAGCGATGCAGCGCCGCCTGGAGCTCGTCGAAAGCTCGCTGTTCCTCTTCTTCTCGTTAGTGG GGATGCTAGCGGAGCAATTCTTGGCTGGCGGGCCGAGACTCCGGCTGTACGACTTTGCGGGGAACCAATGGAAAGACCTGATGAACTGGCAACACGCCACCATGTATCTCTTCTTCGGCCTGGCGGGATGCGTGTCGCTGATAGTACACGCCACCGAGGCCGCGCCCCTCGCCCTCGACAGGATGATGATGGCTATCGCCTTCTTTAATGAGG ggttcctcttcctcttccaccTCCACGGCCGGACCATGCTAGACGTGCACTTGCACATGCTGCTGCTTTACGCTGTCTTCGGGGGGGCCGTGGTGGCCTTCCTGGAGCTTTTCCACAGAGGCAACATCCTACTGGAGCTTCTGCGCTGCGCCCTCACGCTGCTGCAGGGTAGCTGGTTTTGGCAG ATTGGCTACGTGCTGTACCCTCCTAGCGGTGCCCAATGGGACCCCAAGGACCACAACAACGTGATGTTCATCACCATGTGCTACTCGTGGCACCTCGCCTTCGCCATGCTCGGCGTGGGCGCGCTCTACTGCTTGGTCAGCTG CGCCGTTCGCTCGCGACTAAAGAAGACCCCCCCGGTGGAAATGGGCCTGCTGAAGCGCAGCGACAAGGACCACGAGTCTGAGGACGAGGCGGTGTGA